In one bacterium genomic region, the following are encoded:
- a CDS encoding T9SS type A sorting domain-containing protein, which translates to MRWRTLFFGWTAVLILAVAAYAVPTGVDNDNMQWQKAWMSPDSGEVEEDIPVPRRGHCAGAWYDFDGDGNLEFMFDDNDKARTFVYENAGDNVWEYRWFTDYVDATGKNLYDASGDRGVVGTDLDGDGADELILIRSTPGKGKENHIPPIRVYKHQAGSAEFWPMPMEWTVDWDEVPIANADSVYHMEYYNGAGDWDKDGHGEFGLNYKGDPKYYFGIVEVIPPLVPGQVQFRIEHMIEKKTAAHNVALIQGKDLDNDGYDELFLPQRNTVEQVMYYLDCTGPNAWTEYYWGPEDARVVPDSVRVGGTDGINFVDLDKDGIKEMVGIYPAPGLLEPWAQGQNSLWVAKLNPMDPAHLFAKDRFWRLNTMEETIGLEPKKSLSNSEIQVGDVDADGLPDLYWGLGETANPSRLVNAEFVGTDYTNPAHWKYYTIIKSPIDAGLADPTMAILGPKLVLGDGDKDGKADLFHNNRRGSSTTVRPGAYVWEFKVPTLPTKVETHPVAEAATPVSFTLMQNYPNPFNPTTTITFTLTKSGPVRLNVFDVQGRLVQTLIDETRTAGSHQVVWNGRDQHGAPVASGVYFYALSDPTTRMVRKMMLIK; encoded by the coding sequence ATGCGTTGGCGTACTTTATTTTTTGGATGGACCGCCGTTTTAATTCTGGCTGTGGCCGCCTATGCCGTTCCCACTGGCGTGGACAATGACAATATGCAGTGGCAGAAGGCGTGGATGAGTCCGGACAGTGGGGAAGTGGAGGAGGACATACCGGTGCCGCGGCGGGGACATTGTGCGGGGGCGTGGTATGATTTTGACGGGGATGGGAATCTGGAGTTCATGTTTGACGACAATGACAAGGCGCGGACGTTTGTGTACGAGAATGCAGGGGACAATGTTTGGGAGTACCGTTGGTTTACGGATTATGTGGATGCGACGGGCAAGAACCTGTATGATGCGAGCGGAGACCGAGGGGTGGTGGGAACGGATTTGGATGGAGATGGAGCGGACGAGTTGATTTTGATCCGCAGCACGCCGGGGAAGGGGAAGGAGAATCACATTCCGCCGATCCGGGTGTACAAGCATCAGGCGGGTTCGGCGGAGTTTTGGCCGATGCCGATGGAGTGGACGGTGGATTGGGATGAAGTGCCGATTGCGAATGCGGACAGTGTGTATCACATGGAGTACTATAATGGGGCAGGGGATTGGGACAAGGATGGCCATGGGGAGTTTGGTTTGAATTACAAGGGGGATCCAAAGTATTATTTTGGCATTGTGGAGGTGATACCGCCGTTGGTGCCTGGTCAGGTTCAGTTCCGGATCGAGCATATGATTGAGAAGAAGACGGCGGCGCACAATGTGGCGTTGATCCAGGGGAAGGATCTGGACAATGACGGATATGACGAGTTGTTTTTGCCGCAGCGGAACACGGTGGAGCAGGTGATGTACTATTTGGATTGTACGGGGCCGAACGCGTGGACGGAGTATTACTGGGGGCCGGAGGATGCGCGGGTGGTGCCGGACAGTGTGCGGGTAGGCGGAACGGACGGGATTAATTTTGTTGATTTGGACAAGGATGGGATCAAGGAGATGGTGGGTATTTATCCGGCGCCTGGGTTATTGGAGCCGTGGGCGCAGGGTCAGAATTCGTTGTGGGTGGCGAAGCTGAACCCGATGGATCCGGCGCATTTGTTTGCGAAGGATCGTTTTTGGCGGTTGAACACGATGGAAGAGACGATCGGGTTGGAGCCGAAGAAGAGTCTGTCGAACAGTGAGATCCAGGTGGGGGATGTGGATGCGGATGGGTTGCCGGATTTGTACTGGGGGTTGGGAGAGACGGCGAATCCGAGCCGGTTGGTGAATGCGGAGTTTGTGGGTACGGATTACACGAATCCGGCGCACTGGAAGTATTATACGATCATCAAGAGCCCGATTGATGCGGGATTGGCGGATCCGACGATGGCGATCCTTGGGCCGAAGCTGGTGTTGGGCGATGGCGATAAGGACGGCAAGGCGGATCTGTTCCACAACAACCGCCGCGGCAGTTCCACCACGGTTCGCCCCGGCGCCTATGTGTGGGAATTCAAAGTCCCCACTCTGCCTACCAAGGTGGAAACGCATCCAGTGGCAGAGGCCGCCACGCCGGTGTCGTTTACATTGATGCAGAACTATCCTAATCCGTTCAATCCGACCACGACCATCACCTTCACTTTGACCAAATCCGGTCCAGTGCGATTGAATGTGTTCGACGTTCAGGGTCGGCTGGTGCAGACTCTGATCGATGAGACTCGTACAGCCGGTTCTCACCAGGTCGTCTGGAACGGTAGGGATCAGCACGGCGCTCCGGTTGCCTCCGGCGTCTATTTCTATGCGCTCAGTGATCCAACCACCCGGATGGTGCGGAAAATGATGTTGATCAAATAA